GACTTACAAGCTGCATGCAAATGTCCCCATTTAGAGCAGATTGTGCATCTGTCCGGTAACCATGGGTAGGTAAACTCCACCTCCGCATCTACGCCCAGCTTTGACTTGAAACGATGATGAGTTGGTAGCTCTTTTGTCATATCTGCTTCAACAAAAACTTTTGCTTCTTCAAAACTATTACACAGAAGTGTATCCGGATGCAATCTCTTAGGTTTACCCACTGCACTAGCAATGAAACCTAGTCCTTTCCAAGAGAACATTCTGCGAGGAACATTCTTCATGACGATCCACATTGGTATGGTTGTGatttcttcctcctcttcttcttcatcttccggTGACCATTTTGAGAGAACCAACGGAATATTCGCGATATTCCACATCCCCCTACGAAGTACtcgtttccttgttgcttcatCTTTGATTCTGAATTTCACAGTGACCTCATTAACTTCATAGACATCAATCTTAATTGATTTATCTCCAAGAGGCCAGATCCTATTCACTATGTAATGGATCCGTGCCACATGTGGTGCCTTTGCGAGGAAACGTCCCTCTAGCAGATCGTCCCAAAGAGGAACAGAGTTTGCTATCACGTCGTCTGGAACCTCGACTACTTCTTTCCCATCACTCAACCCTATCTCCAAAACATGCTCCGTAAGGGACGGACCATTCTCAACTACCTTCACCCATGAAGGCTTCCCTTGTTTCACTGGACCATCCTTACTCAACGGCGGGTCCGTCACCGGAACTACAGGAGTTTCCGGCGCCGACATCGGCTGGACAAGATGTTACGTGAGCCAAAAACTTCAAAACCCTAATCGCCTTTTGTGAATTTACATTTGACTTTGACTGAACACTAGCGGTGATATCAAAGATTCAAAACACTGATAAGCTGAAATGGTTCtgtttaaagatttaaaatgCTGAACAAATTGTCATACGAAAACAAAAGCAGAAGCAGTAACGAAGATTCGCACAAGTTTccatcacaacacacaaacaagTTTATTGTTTATCGCTACGCGGAAGAAAATAACGTCAGCAGCCATCAGATTAATAATCACGCGACTTTGAACGCTCTGACCGCTTATACTCACGATCATCATAACGGTATTCTTCTTCCTCCACTCTCCCATAACGGTCATCGTAGCGGTCTTGGTCACCTCCTTGTTCCTCCTCACGCTCATAATGGCTCGAACGTCTACTACGCCCTTCGTAGTACCCATGCCCTTCCTCTGACTCCCCTCTCCTCTGCTTCGACCCACCTCTCTCATACTCGCCCTCttcttcatactctccgctctCGTAGTCCCGATCCCTTTTCCTACTCCTCTCCCTATCGTGGTCCCGTGAACGACGGTCTCTATCTCCTCTGTCACGCCTGCTCTCTCTGTCTCTATCCCCCCTGTCTCTACCTCGGTCCCTGTCTCTGTGGTGCTTATCCTCTCTATGACTCTCTCTCGGTCTATCACGAGACCGTTCACGGGACCTCTCGTGAGACCTTTCACGAGACCGCTCGTGAGACACCTCGCGTTCCCTTTCTTTGCCCCTATCACGAGATTTCTCACTGCATACACGCAACATAATCAGCCACAACAAAGTGACAGTAAAAGAGGAAAGAAACAGCAAAGTTATTGTGAAGAAAGAATTGTCTTTACCGGTCTTCGCGGGCTTTAGGCTCCTCGGAGCGGGATGTTCTTGCTTGGGAGGGCTGTTGTTGTTCCTCCTCGCCAGCAATCTTCTCACCGGTAACTCTGGTTGTACCAAGTCCACCACCAAGCCTACGGGGACGCCAGTTCGGGACCGTCCTACCTCTCTCAACATCAACCAACACCCTTCTGCCATCAATCTTCTTTCCATCACCCTGCTTATATGCCGCTATAAGAGAACACCAAGATGTATGTCAGCAAAGAAAGATATTGGAACAGAGAACAACACTACAAGTAGGTTTCTCGCACCTTTCATGTCACGGGTGTTCAAGTACTCGATGAAGGCATATCCTTTGGGTTTATTGGTTTGCTGATCAGTCACCAAATGAACCTGGCGAGTTGACAAAACAAAGACATCAAGAAATCACAAACTCTGTGATAACTTGAAACAGCTTTCAGATACATGTGTTACATGTCAAACAAGCACATGCAACCTTTTTTCTTAACAGGCTTCCACATCATCACCACATCAAGAATTGGCAGAAAAATGGATTCCATGGCAAGTCTAACTACCCCTTACCAGGGTTTTAAAACTTACGAAATTTAGATATAAACATATCACATACGTAAATGTGTATAATGTACTAGTTTACCAGATCACCTTCATAGAGCGGATAATACTTTTGCTAGCCTTTCAAGCCAGAACACAAAAGTTTTAGTAGATTTGTTTAAAATACGAAAAATAGAGAAGGGTGGTATACTCACGACTACTTTTTAAGATCTTACATTCACTGCCCGAACTTCCAGTGTAGGATGAATCATTTTCTTAGGAACCAAATAGATAGGGAAAGATGGGGATAGAATATTTCTTAGTGGCTTACCAGGAAAGATTACCAGAAAATATACCTCAGAGACTATGAAACCAGTGAGCGTACACTCTCGGTATCATGGTAAAAGGAATATATATCGTCTAAAAAGACAGGTCAAAATGTAAAAGTTACCTGATCTATACCTGTTCCTATTGTTGATTTCCCGAAACATCTCAACAAATCACCCCGGAGCAGAAATGTTTATGAAATTACAATTATGAACCGTGATATCTCTTTTACTACTTACTTATTTTGGCAAGATATGAGAAAAAGGCACAGTGGCTTTAATCAGAGTAAAAGAAGACAAAGCATGGCAGTTTAAAAACAGCTCAAAATCTGGTCCGAGgaaaagtttttctttttgtaaaaaattaagGACCTTATAGACTTAGTCACTGGTGGACGGAAAACCAAACATACTGCAAAGAGAAAACCACTTCTTACCGAACCTGTTAGGGAACGCTGAGAGATACATACCTGCTTAATTGGACCATAAGCCTCAAACTCCCTTTTAATCTTACTCTCAGAGGTCTCGTAGTTCTGAAATAAAACAAGAGAAACATAAAGTCAAGCACCACAAACACACACCTGTACATGAGACTGAAATCAACAAGCAGCGTAACTTACAAGTCGGGCAACAAACAGCGTCTTGTAGGGATCTCCAGAAGCATTCGGATCATTATTCGGATCATCTACCattcaaaaatatcaaattgtAACTTCAagtcaaaccaaaacaaaatccGGCTATATAATTACAAAGATGCGAAGCTTACATTTCTGTAGATCCTCAGCAGCCTTTTCAACACCCTTCTCCAGTCGTGATTTATGAATTCTCTCCCTTTTCTGAGCCTGGTTgtccaaataaaacaaaacataaaagacTATATAAATATCACTGACCTTAGCATAATACAGAGACAAGTCGAGATGAAAACATACAGGTGTTTCAACTTCAGGCTTGGGTGGAGCATACTCTGGATCTCCAGGTTCAGCAAAGCGACTTACAAACTGAGCCATACCTAAAATGAACACACAGGAGAATTAAATCAAAGGCCCATAAAAAGTAAAGTAAAAGAGACTCAGCAGCAAAACCTGTGTAAGGAGGGCATTTTCTCTTCTCTGGAGGTGGAAGGAACTCCAATGGAGGTCGGGGCTcaaagagcttcaagagatTGGGCGTTAAGCCAGTCGGGTGGCTTTGACCCATCTGCAAATTAACAAACAGATCATCCAACTTCAGAGCTTTTAAAGactaattaaaccaagattcgAAACCTAATCGATTACTAGCATCGGAACCCCAATAGTAAAAAAATCAGTGAATCTCGCAACAAATTAAGCATTGGAAGAGTTTGATTATTCAATCGACACAGGCTATACCGAAACAGAACAACCAAATTCGAATCAGGGAGCTAAGCGAAGAAGAGGTAAAATCGGAGAAAAGAGGGACGAACCAGCTTGAGCTGAAGAACATTGGATCGGTTCTGGACCTTAGGGCGAGCCTGGACGGCTTGGTTACGCATGAAAGGATCGTTCATGTCCCCCATGGCGAAGCGCGATCGGAGCTCAGCTAGGGTTTTCCGAGGGGAAGAAGGAGATTGGGTTCCGCTTGCAATATTAAACTGGGTTTAGGTGATTTTGTTATTAATGTTAgttctatttaaaatattttggacaaTTGGGCCGAGCTTTGAGCGTAAGATAAATGTATAATCCAAACAAAAGTGGGACATTTATCATTCAAGGCCCAATAATAGCCCGAAAGAAAAGTTACGAAATTTTAGTGGCAAGAGTTATACCACTAGTGCAAGAAAAAATAACACTAATCATGGATTTTTTTGTAGCGAGATGTTGATGAGATTGATCTTTTTGACATGATGGAGTATATGTATGATTACGCCATTATAGCCGGCCAGTCGGCCACTATGACTACCTTTAATAAAGTTCCCACGAATTCAAATTTCAAGAAGCTCTGAAGCTTATTTCAATCGATGGCCGTTTCTAGGATCAGGCCCTGAGAGTCTGAGACTAAGGGAGTCTTTgggttgcacaaaaaaaaaagagttttcgtcgatttattaaagattttaagtaagaaaaaattatatgaatttcagaacttaaaaaaaaaatttagatctaTGTCTGTATAGTTTTCTTCGAAAGTTTTGGGGACATGTGTTTATgtaatttcttcaaaaaaattaggGCTGCTTCGGCTAGAGACTTGAGTTGTTCTTCCTTTGTCCTCAAGTTTCATAGTCTTTGTCAATTCCCGTACGTTCTGTTCTGCAACACAAagtaaatcaaacaaaacagaGATCACACGATTAAATACTATTTGATACAcaaagataaacaaaaaaaaaaaaaaaacgctgaAAGATTTTCAGATGGACAAATTCTCTCTATATCAACGAGAGTCTGTGGATCAAATACTTAATTACAACACTCCTAATCATTAGTACACTAAGGATCTTGCAACAAGTATCTGATTGAGAAAATAAAGCTTGCTATGTATCCAGTATTGTTTATCTTTAAGATTGTCAAGATCAACGCATGGAAGTAGATACCAattttgttccaaaaaaaaaaaagattcaaattATTTTGTAACAGTGTCGGTTTAAAATCGTTGATTCTGTTATCTATGTGAACAATATGGCATACCAGAATTCAAACAAATtaacttagaaattttttttaatttcatttattgaattaaatgttttttttgtcaaagaattaaatgtttttaaaacataataaattacttaattacttgattttttttatcaactaattaCTTACTTGATTAGTTTGATGAATTTGATatccatatttaattttttatgctGGTGATTTGATATTTAAGATGTCAATCAATAGGTGCAGAGAAAAATAACTAATAACTATTTTGGAAGTTAGTCAACATATTAAAGCATTTTCAACCCACTTAAGTGTGTGGTAAATGAACATTGCTTCCGTGGGGGCTACTCGTTAAAAACCAGTGACAGTCTTGTCTTTTTCAATAATTGGCCCGACCCAAATATTACACAAGTCATATAAATAACTTGCAAACATTTCGAATTTTACATGCATAAGCAGAAGAAGCCCCCCTCTAAACCATTCAAGGACTAGATAGAGCTCAACAGTCTCCGGCCCAATAAGATGAATGGATTGATAATGGATAATTACTTTATACTAGCAACAACAATCTTGTATTTTAACAACGAGCTTATGAAGAGGCGGTTTGGCGGTAGTACGCAGAAAACCAAGCTGGTTTGTGTATTTTCTCTTCCACATGTCACCGTCATGTGTTATCCAACGGATGTAACTCAGATAAACAAAACCACACGGCAGCATCAGAGCATCTCAGACGCCTACAAGGCATGAAAACGTTAAAACAAAAGCTGAACGAATAACACCAAAAACGTCAAAAGTCAATACAGTCAGACAAACGTTGCATTAGTTGGGTTATATAGTTTCGTTAAACAGAAAAAGACAAGAAAGAACAAAACCAAACGCGATTTCACATTTTAGCTACACGACAAAATCCACGGTCAAATTAGTTGGAGTGTTTAATTTTAACGCTGCGGAGTTGGTCCAATGCTCTTATTCGTTCAACAACAAAATTTGGAAATTATTTTCGCTGAGGCTGCGTCCGACAACCGGACGGTAATCCCTCCTTTGTCTTCGGCCCAAGACAACGACagtcttttattttttcttctattacAAAGGATAAATTTCATCAGTTGAAGtttaattctttatataatccATATAATTAAGACTAACAATTAGCAAATTGATCAATTTTCCACACAATTactgaaatagaaaatgtaTAGGTCATATCCAAGAAACTAAATACATGGCCAGATGATTACGTAACAtgtacaaaagaaaaataataaaagtccTGATAATGCATTCATTGGGCACTGCATAAATTTCACATgccatttttttcatttcagtACACACTCGTTTCTTTGActtttctcttccttttttttaacaaaaaggTGAAAAAGGTAATTTACgtatgtttttacttttttacaCCGTTCCCAAAATAAAATCGAAGAAAGAACAGAAAAGCTGATTGACTGGTAGCtcaagaagaaagagacaaagaGAGAGACTAAACAGAGAGAAAATCGTGTCTTTTCCACATGCCGGTTGATTTAGATGATTCCTCTACGGTTTCCGGCGACGCAAGCGTCTCCTCCACCGGAAACCAAAACCCACCTCCACAATCCGCCGCAAAGAAGAAACGTAACCTCCCCGGAATGCCTGGTaacttttccaaaaaaaaaaatcaaaactttactctctttttttcgAACTGATTcactaattttaatttttttgtgggTTTAAACTCAAAACTCAATCAGATCCAGATTCAGAGGTGATAGCTCTCTCACCCAAAACTCTCATGGCGACGAACCGATTCGTCTGCGAAATCTGCAGCAAAGGGTTTCAGCGAGACCAGAACCTCCAGCTCCACCGTCGCGGTCACAACCTACCCTGGAAGCTTCGGCAGAGATCGAGCAAAGAAGTGAGGAAGAAAGTCTACGTTTGTCCTGTCTCCGGCTGTGTTCATCACGACCCTTCGCGTGCTCTTGGTGATCTCACTGGGATCAAGAAACACTTTTGTCGGAAACACGGCGAGAAGAAGTTTAAGTGCGAGAAGTGCTCCAAGAGTTACGCAGTTCAATCGGATTGGAAAGCTCATTCCAAGATTTGCGGTAGTAAGGAGTATAGATGCGATTGTGGAACTCTCTTTTCTAGgtttgcattttttttcttacaaaacgACAAAGAAAAGTTTGTCTGAATATTATTTACTAACTTGTGGTTGTTTGTTTGCAGAAGAGATAGCTTTATAACGCACAGAGCTTTCTGTGATGTGTTGGCTGAGGAGAGTGCCAAGAATCATACTCAAAGCAAGAAGCTTTACCCTGAAACAGTCTCTGAATCTCAACTGAAATCTCCAGCCGCCGTTgattctcctcctccttctccacCGTCTGTTGCTCTAGTTCCAGAACCGGCTGTTTCCGTTGAGACTGAGACTGAGCCTCAGCCTGCCAATATCGTATCCTCCTCGGTTCTGCCGATTCGAGATTCTTCAGGTACATAATAATACAAAACTCTCTGCTTGATGTGCAAATGGGGAACAGCTTTTGTCGCCTTGAATAACTTCAAGATGATCTTGGAGTTTAGTTGGTTTTTGTCTGTAGCGcccttatatttttattagctAACAATACTAATGACTCATCTCTGTTGGCAGATGAACCAGAAAACAACACTCTTGAAGTCATTATGGAGGAAGCTCCGAGGACGATCGGTTTGAATGGGAGCAATGATCAGAGTAACAACAGCAAGAGCGTGTACGCAGGCTTGTTtgcatcatcatcctcatcgCCTAGTTTATATGCTGCTTCCTCAACACCTTCCCCAAGTCTATTCCCACCATCTTCCTCCATGGAGCCCATATCTCTCTGTCTCTCCACGACGGGTCCTTCTTTGTTCGGAGCAACAATACAAGATCCACCACAACCACATTTTCTAACCCCTCTCCTTCCTCCTCCTCAACCAGCGATCTCAGCAACCGCATTGCTCCAAAAAGCTGCACAAATGGGTTCCACTGGTTCAGGAGGTTCGTTGCTCCGCGGGTTAGGCATAGTGTCGACTACTTCTTCACCTATGGAACTCAGCAGCCACGATCCCGGGTTTGGTCTTGGCCTGGGACTACCTTGTAGTAGCGGATCGGGTCTGAAAGAGCTGATGATGGGGAACTCTTCAGTGTTTGATCCGAAGCAGACAACACTTGACTTTCTCGGATTGGGAAGAGCTGTTGGTAATAACAATCCGGGTGGTGGTGGGTTGTCTTCTGCTCTGTGGGGAGGTGGCGGTGGAATGGATGTGTTTGGAAGTGGAGAGTTATCAGACAAAGACATTGGTAGAAGTTCGTAAGAGACAATGAAAGTAGAACTAGTGTTATTAGGTTTTTAAAGTATTGTATCAAATTTTAGTAATCTTATTATAGTGAAAGCTTGTAGTGTTGTTATTCCCAGCTTAGTACATAAAAGCTTCTAGTAGCTAAGcataaacaacaacaaaaaatgattttttttttaccgtaTTATCAAGTTCGTATTGTGTTTGCTATAAGAGAGTGTTCTTCTTACTTTCATCACTTGAAGAAACACTTTCTGAACATCTGAATAAACGGAAGAACCATCATGTTCACCActttatttctctttttcttcttcatcttcagccCGGGGCAGTCGCAGACAACACGTTCCTGAACCAGCTTGCTTGTTGAGTCCTCGGTAGCTGCATTTGGTGAAGCATTACCATCATCTGAACATAAGCTTCTAAGAAATTTCGTGAGTGAGACTGTAATCTCTTTGAACTCAGGACGAGCTTTAGGATCAGCTGCCCAGCATGCTTCAAGGATAGAACCAACTTCTTTCGGAAGATTATCCAGGCTTGGTCTCTGATTCTGAAGAGATTCATAGATAGAGATCAGTGTCATTTGATTCCAAGTGATTTTTTTGAGGTTAAAAAAGGATGTTGGCTTTGCTTACTTTACTGGCAGCATAAGCAACAAAGATGTTGTTCTTTCCTTTGAATGGGGTTTTGTTGGTAAGCAACTCCCAAAAGACAATAGCGAAACTGTAAACATCCACCTTATGATCATACTCTTTCTTTTCCCCATTTTGAAACGCCTCGTAGCTGAATAACTGagagtaaaaaaaagaaatcaaacatGTTTTGTGTTTTACCATATGGAAaagattgaaaaaaattatttacctcAGGAGCCATCCATCTATAAGTACCAGCTTCAGAGGTCATGAAGCCTTTAGTTTCCTCTCTAGCAAGTCCAAAATCAGCCAACTTTACATGTTTCTGATCCTTTGTTAACAGCATATTCCCTGCCACCATTTAAGTACCAAACTTACTTCAATTCCGCAAATCTTCACTCACCTCTACTggtgataatatatttaaactaaaattgaATCATTTTATTACTAGGTTTCAGATCACGGTGAATGATGCCATTTGCATTCAAGAACTCCATTCCACGAGAGATATCCAAGGCGAAGCTAATGGAGAGCTTGAGATCAAGAGGGTTTGGACGAGTAGTCAACATAAACTTGTGAAGAGTGTTGCCTTCCATGAGTTCAGTAATTATCATCAGCTTTGGTTCTATGCATGCCCCAATAAActgttcataaaaaaaaaaaaaaatctcagctGACAATACTTTGATATAGGGGCTAACATACGAAAACACTCAATTTACCTGGACAATATTTTCATGTTGAATCCTGGAGAGCAACATAACCTCCCTTTGGAACTTCTTCTTCTGCTCAATGGTAACAGAAGATGCTCTTTCAGGCTGGAATATCTTCACCGAGACGGGGTTAACTTTCCTCAACCTATTATCAATCATCCATACAGAAATGTTCTTCAACCCAATATGATAATTCAGTTGAAAGATAATAATACCATACAACAGTATTCCTACTCGATAAAACCATCCATAAACTAAACACTTCATGAAGCACTTACTGATTAAGATTGTAAAACATAGTTTCTCTGTAACATAAACTAAACACCATACAACAGTCTTCCTACTCAATAAAACCATACCTACATAAACTAAACTAAACACCTAATGGAACAGTAAAGCTTGGACTACATAACACTTCCTCCTACCTTCCTTCATCACATACCATTAATCTATTTAATCCAGTACTAAAACGAAGTTTGGAGTAACAAACCCCTTGTCCCTTCAACAATGCCGCAGGTTTTACATAAATAACAGTAACACTAAGCAGTATCTAAAGGTCCCACCTTTCACGGTCAAAACTAAAAATTCAAACTGCAGCTAGTTACAATTGGACAATAAACCCTGAAACTTCCTATACTCTTATAAAGGATCGAAATTTTGAAGAATTCAACAATATCAAAACCCATAACGATGACAAAATCGTATTTTGAAGAAAACCCAGAACCAAAAAATACAAAGTTCAGAagtttttaaaagaaagaaacgcACAATCCTTTGTAGACTTTTGAGGAAGAACCTACGCCGATCAGTTCCCCTATATAAACGTCTTTGGCATCGACGAGCAACTCCGCGTTGATGCTGAGAGGGAACTGATCGTCGGAATCGAGGTCTGAGAGTGAGCCGTCGTGCGAATCAAAGGACTTGAGACCATGCGAGGACATGAGAAAAGGGTAATTCGGATGAAGCGTTTCCTCCAACGGCATCATCTCTGATGACGGAGCTATTTGGTACCCGCGAGCTCTCATTCTCATTCT
The nucleotide sequence above comes from Brassica napus cultivar Da-Ae chromosome A9, Da-Ae, whole genome shotgun sequence. Encoded proteins:
- the LOC106366289 gene encoding U1 small nuclear ribonucleoprotein 70 kDa-like isoform X1; protein product: MGDMNDPFMRNQAVQARPKVQNRSNVLQLKLMGQSHPTGLTPNLLKLFEPRPPLEFLPPPEKRKCPPYTGMAQFVSRFAEPGDPEYAPPKPEVETPVCFHLDLSLYYAKVSDIYIVFYVLFYLDNQAQKRERIHKSRLEKGVEKAAEDLQKYDPNNDPNASGDPYKTLFVARLNYETSESKIKREFEAYGPIKQVHLVTDQQTNKPKGYAFIEYLNTRDMKAAYKQGDGKKIDGRRVLVDVERGRTVPNWRPRRLGGGLGTTRVTGEKIAGEEEQQQPSQARTSRSEEPKAREDREKSRDRGKEREREVSHERSRERSHERSRERSRDRPRESHREDKHHRDRDRGRDRGDRDRESRRDRGDRDRRSRDHDRERSRKRDRDYESGEYEEEGEYERGGSKQRRGESEEGHGYYEGRSRRSSHYEREEEQGGDQDRYDDRYGRVEEEEYRYDDREYKRSERSKSRDY
- the LOC106366289 gene encoding U1 small nuclear ribonucleoprotein 70 kDa-like isoform X2; translated protein: MGDMNDPFMRNQAVQARPKVQNRSNVLQLKLMGQSHPTGLTPNLLKLFEPRPPLEFLPPPEKRKCPPYTGMAQFVSRFAEPGDPEYAPPKPEVETPAQKRERIHKSRLEKGVEKAAEDLQKYDPNNDPNASGDPYKTLFVARLNYETSESKIKREFEAYGPIKQVHLVTDQQTNKPKGYAFIEYLNTRDMKAAYKQGDGKKIDGRRVLVDVERGRTVPNWRPRRLGGGLGTTRVTGEKIAGEEEQQQPSQARTSRSEEPKAREDREKSRDRGKEREREVSHERSRERSHERSRERSRDRPRESHREDKHHRDRDRGRDRGDRDRESRRDRGDRDRRSRDHDRERSRKRDRDYESGEYEEEGEYERGGSKQRRGESEEGHGYYEGRSRRSSHYEREEEQGGDQDRYDDRYGRVEEEEYRYDDREYKRSERSKSRDY
- the LOC106366287 gene encoding zinc finger protein ENHYDROUS — protein: MPVDLDDSSTVSGDASVSSTGNQNPPPQSAAKKKRNLPGMPDPDSEVIALSPKTLMATNRFVCEICSKGFQRDQNLQLHRRGHNLPWKLRQRSSKEVRKKVYVCPVSGCVHHDPSRALGDLTGIKKHFCRKHGEKKFKCEKCSKSYAVQSDWKAHSKICGSKEYRCDCGTLFSRRDSFITHRAFCDVLAEESAKNHTQSKKLYPETVSESQLKSPAAVDSPPPSPPSVALVPEPAVSVETETEPQPANIVSSSVLPIRDSSDEPENNTLEVIMEEAPRTIGLNGSNDQSNNSKSVYAGLFASSSSSPSLYAASSTPSPSLFPPSSSMEPISLCLSTTGPSLFGATIQDPPQPHFLTPLLPPPQPAISATALLQKAAQMGSTGSGGSLLRGLGIVSTTSSPMELSSHDPGFGLGLGLPCSSGSGLKELMMGNSSVFDPKQTTLDFLGLGRAVGNNNPGGGGLSSALWGGGGGMDVFGSGELSDKDIGRSS
- the LOC106366288 gene encoding serine/threonine/tyrosine-protein kinase HT1, which gives rise to MRMRARGYQIAPSSEMMPLEETLHPNYPFLMSSHGLKSFDSHDGSLSDLDSDDQFPLSINAELLVDAKDVYIGELIGVGSSSKVYKGLLRKVNPVSVKIFQPERASSVTIEQKKKFQREVMLLSRIQHENIVQFIGACIEPKLMIITELMEGNTLHKFMLTTRPNPLDLKLSISFALDISRGMEFLNANGIIHRDLKPRNMLLTKDQKHVKLADFGLAREETKGFMTSEAGTYRWMAPELFSYEAFQNGEKKEYDHKVDVYSFAIVFWELLTNKTPFKGKNNIFVAYAASKNQRPSLDNLPKEVGSILEACWAADPKARPEFKEITVSLTKFLRSLCSDDGNASPNAATEDSTSKLVQERVVCDCPGLKMKKKKRNKVVNMMVLPFIQMFRKCFFK